From Desulfomonilia bacterium:
CAGCTCGGGGCCATACTTTCCGTGGTTGTATATTTCTGGAAAAGAATTTTCCCGTTCGGCACTCATTTAACCTCTGCCGATAAAAGGCAGATATTCACCCTCTGGTTAAAAGCCGCTGTCGGTGTCACCCCAGCATTGATACTGGGTTTTATTTTGGGGAATATTATAGAGGAAAAGCTGTTCAATCCTGTCACTGTCGCAATGGCGCTTGTTGCCGGAGGCGCAGTCATGATTTACCTTGAGGACAGGAAAAGGCATGCAAAGATAAATTCGATATCAGGTCTTGGTTATAAAACTGCACTTGCCATCGGATTCATACAATGTCTTGCAATGATACCGGGGACCTCAAGGTCTGCAGCCACAATAATCGGAGCAATGTTTCTGGGAGCTTCCAGGCTTGTTGCCGCCGAGTTCTCGTTTTTTCTTGCCATACCGACTATGGTTGCGGCATCGGGATATTCACTGATAAAGACTGGAGGAAATCTGAGCACTCATGAAATGTTGCTTCTTGCAACCGGATTTGCCGTTTCGTTTGTCGTGGCGCTAGCCGTGATCGCAGTCTTCATGAGGTATATAACAAGACATGATTTCAAAGTCTTTGCATATTAC
This genomic window contains:
- a CDS encoding undecaprenyl-diphosphate phosphatase, with the translated sequence MNEFISSIILGVVEGVTEFLPISSTGHLIIVNRFVNFTGSFAGTFDVVIQLGAILSVVVYFWKRIFPFGTHLTSADKRQIFTLWLKAAVGVTPALILGFILGNIIEEKLFNPVTVAMALVAGGAVMIYLEDRKRHAKINSISGLGYKTALAIGFIQCLAMIPGTSRSAATIIGAMFLGASRLVAAEFSFFLAIPTMVAASGYSLIKTGGNLSTHEMLLLATGFAVSFVVALAVIAVFMRYITRHDFKVFAYYRIVLGVIVLGYFFINGGS